A segment of the Paraburkholderia fungorum genome:
TGACCAACGACCCGAGCAACGTCTACCACGTCAACCCGTTCCTCGCGATCGGCGCGTTTGTCGAGTAAGTCCGCATCGGCCTACTCGAAATGAAAACGGCTCGTCGGGATAAACCGGCGAGCCGTTTTTTCATTCACGCCAAACTCAAAGCGCGAGTACCGTCACCCCTACTTCCACGCGATGCGCGCCGCCGCCGAGAATCATCCCGCGCAATAGAGACACGTCGCTGTAATCGCGGCCGATGGCGAGCGTCACATGATCGAGGTCGGCGAGCACGTCGTTGGTCGGATCGAGATCGATCCAGCCGCTGCCGGGACAATACACCGAGACCCACGCATGCGACGCGTCCGCACCAATCAGGCGTGGCTGCCCCGGCGGCGGATCGTTACGCAGATAACCGCTCACGTAACGCGCGGGCAACCCTAGCGAACGCAGACAGCCGATCATCACCTGCGCGAAATCCTGACACACGCCGCTCTTCAATTCGAAAGCGCGCTCGGCCGGCGTATCGAACATCGTGGCCGACGGCTTATACGCGAAGTCTTCGTGAATGCGATGCATCAGATCGATCGCGCCCGCCGCCACCGGCTGGCCGGGCGGAAAACTCGGCAACGCATAGTCGCGCAGCGACGCACGCAGCGCGATATTCGGCGACGCGAAACAGAACTCGACCTCCGCCCGAAACTGACCGCCGACACGAAACCGCAATGCGTCGGCCACTTCGTCCCAGGCGGGCGTCGCGTCGGGATCGAGATCGGTCCAGCGCGGCGTGAGCGCCACCGTCGTTTCGCTGACGAGTTGCAGGCGCTCGTGCGGCGTATCGAGTGCGAAGTACAGCACGTCGTTGCCGAATGCATCGATACGGCTATTCAGATACGACGGCTCCGGCTCGATCCGCTCGTCGTGCGAGACGACACGCTGCCACGAACACGCAATCGGACGGATCGTCGCGAGATGCTGCGCGGTCTCGACATACGTGGAATAACGATAAGTAGTGCGGTGCGAAACCGACAGGACGACGGGTGCGTTTTTCATGACCATACCTGTGACGCCACCGTGCTCGCGTGACTGAAATAGCGCGCGCTGATTTCATGCGCGGCCGCGCCGACGAAGCCGCCGATCAGATCGCACACGCCGGTCAGACGCTCGTACGAACCGTTTTCGTCGACGCTGCACAGCGATTCGAGCGACGGCAACGACGAAGCCGGCGGCATCAATTCCGCAAACGGGCGATGCCGCGTGCTGCCCGCCGCCACGGCGATCTCATCGAGCTTCTTGCGCAAACGGTCGTACACACCGTAGATGCCGCGCGGATTGGTCGGCTCGATCACCAGCAGGTCGAGCAACGCCGGCACTTCGAAACGGCCCGGATACAGCGAGCGATACGTCAGCGTGCTGTCGAACAATTGCAGCAGCAGGTCGAAACCGGCGGGCGTCGCGAGCTGACCTTTGTCGGCGATGACGCGCAGAAACGATGCCATCGACGAAACGCGCTCGATGTGACGTCCGACGAACAGCAAACGCCATGCTTCGTCGCGTGTCATGCGGTCGCCCTGCGCGCCGCTGATCGCCGATAGCTGCACCGACAGGTGTTCGAGCGCATTCACCAGCGTGACGCGGTCGTAGCGGTCGTGACGCTCGCCGCGGCCATTGCTCTGCGATTGAGATTGGGATTGAGACTGCGCCTGCGCTTGCGACAAACCACCGCCGTTCAACCCGGCAGCCACCGGCATCAACGTCTGCAACGCATCGCGAAAATCGTTACGCGCGGCGAGAATCGTGCGCCAGTGATCGTTCGACAGCCGCCCGCGCACTTCGCCGTTCGAGCGTGCCTGACAATTCAGGTTCTGGCCGATGCTGGCCATCCCCGCGCTTTCGCTCAGATTCGCGATCAGCGCGCGTTCGAAGTGTTGGGGCGAATGCGGTGAAAACAGGTCGCCGGATTGCACCAGCCCGCACTGCATTGCAAGTTCGACCAGGGTCGGGAACATCGCGTCGGCGTCGTTGCCTTCCAGCGAGCCGAGAATCAGCCGCAGCAGGCGCACGTTGTTTTCCGCGCGTTCGCCATAACGTCCGGCCCAGAACAGATTTTCCGCCGCGCGGCTCGACACGGTGCGATGCTTGCGCGCGAGGTCGGCGGGTTGCATCGGCGAAGGCAGCAGCGTGAAGGTCGAAGTCGGCTGGCTCGACAGCACCCATGTATCGACGCTGCTGCCGCCGTACTGCATCGATACCGTGGTCTGCCGCTCGGCGGCCATCCGCGTGAAGCCGCCTGGCATCACATGCCAGCCGCCGTTGGCGTCGGCGATTGCATAGACGCGCAGCACACTCGGACGACGCCCAATAGTGCCCTCTTCGTAACGCGGCGTGCACGAAAAGCGCTGCGGCTGCTGGATGGTGAACGTATCGGGCAGCGCTTCGATCCGCTCTCGCCATGCGTCCAGCTTCTGCCGGCCCTGCTCGATGCCCGGCGGTGCATCGCGCCCGCTGACCGGCCATGTCGGCACGATGAACGCCTCGTCCAGCCGCGCGAACGCGTGCTCGCGCGCCGCCGTTTCGCCGCACCACCAGGTCGCGACGCTCGGCAATACGAGGTCTTCGCCAAGCAGCGTTTCGGCGATGCCGGGCAAAAACCCATGCAACGCGGGCGACTCGACAAAACCCGACCCCGGCACGTTCGATACGATCACGTTACCCGCGCGCATCACCTGCAACAAACCGGGCACGCCGATGCTCGAATCGGCGCGCAATTCGACCGGATCGCAGAACGCGTCGTCAAGACGGCGCAGCACCACATGCACGCGCTCCAACCCCGCCAGCGTC
Coding sequences within it:
- a CDS encoding circularly permuted type 2 ATP-grasp protein, which encodes MAFQSTFPFETSAAHADASSLLRLLPGYEGHWDELRDATGALREPWRQFFERLGEDGVARLEDHVASVAQQIRDNDISYNVYADNGESRPWALDLLPFLISEDEWAHIEQGVMQRAHLLNAIVADIYGPQTLLERGQLPPALVFGHPGYLRPVKGYTPPGGQYLQVVAVDLARTPGGDWTVMQHRTEAPSGLGYALENRLIVSSLFADPFRSMRVSRLAPTYSQLIATLAQAAQATMRHDDSAEGSRADTSPHIALLTPGPYSETYFEHVFLARYLGVTLVEGKDLTVRDDKLYLKTLAGLERVHVVLRRLDDAFCDPVELRADSSIGVPGLLQVMRAGNVIVSNVPGSGFVESPALHGFLPGIAETLLGEDLVLPSVATWWCGETAAREHAFARLDEAFIVPTWPVSGRDAPPGIEQGRQKLDAWRERIEALPDTFTIQQPQRFSCTPRYEEGTIGRRPSVLRVYAIADANGGWHVMPGGFTRMAAERQTTVSMQYGGSSVDTWVLSSQPTSTFTLLPSPMQPADLARKHRTVSSRAAENLFWAGRYGERAENNVRLLRLILGSLEGNDADAMFPTLVELAMQCGLVQSGDLFSPHSPQHFERALIANLSESAGMASIGQNLNCQARSNGEVRGRLSNDHWRTILAARNDFRDALQTLMPVAAGLNGGGLSQAQAQSQSQSQSQSNGRGERHDRYDRVTLVNALEHLSVQLSAISGAQGDRMTRDEAWRLLFVGRHIERVSSMASFLRVIADKGQLATPAGFDLLLQLFDSTLTYRSLYPGRFEVPALLDLLVIEPTNPRGIYGVYDRLRKKLDEIAVAAGSTRHRPFAELMPPASSLPSLESLCSVDENGSYERLTGVCDLIGGFVGAAAHEISARYFSHASTVASQVWS
- a CDS encoding transglutaminase family protein; this encodes MKNAPVVLSVSHRTTYRYSTYVETAQHLATIRPIACSWQRVVSHDERIEPEPSYLNSRIDAFGNDVLYFALDTPHERLQLVSETTVALTPRWTDLDPDATPAWDEVADALRFRVGGQFRAEVEFCFASPNIALRASLRDYALPSFPPGQPVAAGAIDLMHRIHEDFAYKPSATMFDTPAERAFELKSGVCQDFAQVMIGCLRSLGLPARYVSGYLRNDPPPGQPRLIGADASHAWVSVYCPGSGWIDLDPTNDVLADLDHVTLAIGRDYSDVSLLRGMILGGGAHRVEVGVTVLAL